Below is a genomic region from Paludisphaera rhizosphaerae.
CGAGTTCGGGCATGCTTGCCAGCCGCCAGAAGCCGAGGTCGGTCGGATGAATTCCGTTGTCGGTGTCGGGCTCGGACTGAGTCGGCTGATCCTCGCGACGAGCCCTCGCCTTGCCGACGATGTCGAAAAGGTCGACGAACGCCGCATCGCGTGAAACCGCGATCGACCGAACCGCCTCCGCATAAGCCGCCAGGTCGCGGTTGTGGGCGGTGGGATCGGGGAGTGGGGGAGCCATCGCCTCGTGCGGGAGCGGAGAGAGCAAAACGAGACGCGCCTTGAGAGGGGCGACGGCGTCCAGGAGGGCGTTGTAGCCTTCCACGAAGCGAGGCAGTCCCGCCTGGCCGTCGAACGACTCGGCCATCCCGTAGCCGACGACCAGAACCGTCGGCTTGGCGTCGGTCACCTGCTTCACCAGCTCGCGAAAACCGGCCGCCGGCGGGTCGAATCCCGCTCGTGAGAGCCCGCGGACGGTGTCGCCGCTCCATCCCAGGTTGCGGAACGTCAGGTTCTTGTCGGGGTTCGCCAGCGTGAGCACGGTCTCAACATAGCCGTAGCGCTGTTCGCGCTCCACGAAGGTGTCGCCGACGAAGACGATGCAGTCGCCGTCGCGGAACTCCCAGGGGGGCGGCGGTTGAGCGACAGCCGTCGTCGCAACGAGGGCGAGGAACCCGGCGGCCAGGAGGCCGCGGGCTGTGGTGGGGAGGATGGCGGGCACGATCGGGCTCCGACGTTTGCGGGGGACGACGAGCGGACGGTCGAAATCCGGCAAGGTGTATGGAAGCAATCTAACGCCGTCGCGGTCCCTGGTCGAGGGTCTGTCGCCGACGAGGCAGACGGCTCACTTAGCCGGCCGAGGCAGCCACTTCATGAAGTAGAAGACGACCGGTTCGGGACCATCGCTGGTGATGTTGTGGGGGACGTTCGGGGCCGAGAACATCACCGAGCCCGGGCCGACCTTGGTCGTCTTGCCGTCAACGAAGATCGAACCATGCCCGGACTCGACGATCAGGATCTCCTCGTCGGGATGAACGTGCGGCGGGTGGGGAGACTTGCCGGGGTCGATCACGAACCGGCCTGTCACCATGCTGGAGCAGAGTTCGGTCGGACCGTCGAAATAGAGGCCGACCTTCCCCACGGGTTTTCCCTCGTCCTTGTAGACGGACATCGCCACATCGTCGACGATGACCGTCTTCGAGGCGACCATCGACTTGGCCTCCTTCGCGTGGACCACTTCACGCCAGGCCCAGCCGAGAGCCAGGGCCAGAGCGAGAAGGCTCGGTACGATCGACGGATGGAGGCGGAAGCGCGGCATGACGGGGCTCCAGTTGGGGGGAGGTTCGAACCTTCAGGGCCCACATCGTAATCCGTCGCCTCCGTCACGCGAAACCAGCCAGGTCGTCAGGAGGCATGGAATGGTTTTCGCACGGAGAATCGCCGCCCGGATGATTTCAGCCCAAGACGCGAAGTCGCGCAACGAACAACCTGGCGATGAGCCTCGGCCGCACGATCTGGAGATCCTTGTTCATGCCTCACCTTCACATGATCCAACTTCCCGTCTTCCTGATTCTCCTCTTCGGGGGCCTTGGGCTGCTGGGCCTTGCCATGCTCTACCGCCGCAACCGACAGGTGCAGGCGGAAGCGGAAGCCCAGTTCAAGGAATTCCGCGAGCGGGCCGTCGGGTTGATGGACCAGATCGACGCGCTTCGAAATCGGCACAAGACGCTCCCAAGCACGGATCCGGACTACACCCAGCCCATGAAGGGAGCGACGCTCGCCCTTTACGAGAGGGTCGCCGTTGATCTGGACCGGCTCTGGGAGCGCTGGCTCTCCGTGATGGAGATGTGGAACAGGGCCGAGGAGCGCATGAAGTCGACCTCCGCTTTCAGCACGAGGTCGAGCGATGAGGCCCGCGAGATCATCTCCCAGAGTCGGCTGGAGGATCTGCTCCACGACTCGGCCCAGTGCAAGGCCGAGCTGGATCGCCTGAACCTGGCCCACGAGGTCGCCGCCAAGTCGCTCAAGGACGCCCGATGGGAGGCTGCGGCGTTCGCCCGCTCGATCGATCGCGGCGGCCCCCGGGGCGGCGAGGGAGATCTCTACGAACGCGAGCTTCGGCTCGTTGATCGTGAACTTGAGGACGCCGAGAAGAACCTCGTGGCGGATCCTATCGGGGCGACCGAAGCGATCGAGCGTTCGCGAGACGCGATCGCCGAAATCCAGCAACCGCCCGCTCGTCGGCCTCGGTCCGGTTACGCACCTTCGGGCCCGGCCGGGTCGATCCTCGACGACCTCGTGATCGCCGCCGGCCGGCTCCAGGAACTGGCCTCGAAGATTCGAGTCATCGATATCGTCGGGCTGCTGATCAAGGGATGGGTGGTTCTCTGGATCCTCGGCCTCTTCCTGGCGGTGCTGCCCGCGCTGATGCCGATGATCCTCTTCTTCATGGCGTTCGTCGTGCTCGGATCAGGCCTCCGCGTCTTCCAGCGGCTGACCGCTCCGTGGGCCTGGGATTGGATGGGTCCAAGGCAAAAGCGCAAGCAACCCTGGAGGCGATGAGAGAGGGCGAAATCATCGAAACCAGACCCTGATCTCGTACAGCACATACGCCGCACACGCGAGTAATTCGAGGACCACCAACGCGTACCATCCGCCCCTCCCAGATCGGGAACGGCTGTCGGCCCCCCCTAGCCCGTCGGAATCCTCGAGGTCGTCCCAATCGTCGTCGGGCTCGATCCCGAGTTCGGCGGCGTCGCGTGACCAGGTCTGCGAGAGGATCACTCGAGCATCCGCGGCGAGCGATTCCGGGACCTTGAGCGTGGCCCCGCCGGTGGCGACCTGATACATCGATCGCGAGCCCATCCGGCCGTCTTCGATCAGCGTGGGTATCCCCTCGGCCTCCAGTCGGATCCGCATGGGCTCCCATCGCGTCGGGTCGAGGCCGCCGGCCACCTCGACCCAGGGTCCCTGGATCTCATCCAGCGGCGGCCCCGCGGGCGGCTCCGAAAGCAATTCCACATCGTGCTTCGCGCAGAGTGCGCCTGGTTCGCGAGGCTGGAAAGCCTCGCAAACCGGGCAGTAGCCTTGCGGCAAGTAGCGATCCCCACAACGCGGACAGAGCGACGCGGCGGAAAGGTCGCTGACCGTCTTGTTGCACGAGGGACAATACCCAGGGGCTGACTTCGAGACCTTGATCATCGAGGTGACTCCGCCGCTGTGATCGTTCAGTCTTCGAGTTTGGCGTCGAGGGTGATCTCGGCCTTGAGTAGCTTCGAAACCGGGCAGCCGACCTTCGCCTTGCCGGTCAGTTCCTCGAACTTCGCCTGATCAGCGCCGGGGATCTTGGCCCGCAGCGTCAAATGGACGGTCTTGATGGCGTAGCCGTCGCCGTCCTTGTCGAGCGAGACCTCGGCCGTGGTCTCCATCCGGTCAGCCTTCAATCCGGCCTCGCCGAGGATCAGCGAGAGCGCCATCGTGAAGCAGCCGGCGTGCGCAGCGCCGATGAGTTCCTCCGGGTTCGTCCCCGGTTTGCCCTCGAAGCGGCTCGAGAACCCATAAGGGTAATCACTGAGAGCGCCGCTCTTGGTAGAGATCGCCCCTTTGCCGTCCTTGATGCCGCCGCTCCAGACGGCCGAGCCGGTGGTCTTCATCGGAAGTTCATCCTCGCAGGTGGTCGACGCTGGGAAGTTCTTCGTTCGATCCCAGGTATCATTACCAACGAGCGGGATGAATCAACCCTCGGTCTCAGCGGGAGAGGACTGGCGCGGCCGGCGGACGAACGGCGATGGGATCGGCGCGCGACTCCATCCGGACGATGTGGACGGTTCCCGGCTTGGTCGCCGCCGCGAGCAGTCCGCGACGACCGCAGTACGCCAGGCCGCTCGCCTCGGCGCTTCCCAGATTGAGCGGGCCTCGGACGGGGAATCGACCGAGCACGGTGGGCGTGGCCCCGGCGCGGACGACGTCCAATTCGCCGGCCTCCGGCTGAGCAACGATGAGATGGATGTCGGTTGCGCCTTGGCCGGGCATCGCTACGACCTCCCGCTCTCCTCGCGCGGGCACGACGATCCAGTCGCCGTCCTCGGAACGCGTGAGATACGGCTCGTTCGCCTCATGCAGGTCGAGTCGACCCGCCTCACGGGGAGCGGAGAGGTCCGCGAGATCGATCGCAACGGCCCGTTCCCCACGATCCAGCGTGACGAGAGCGCGAGTCCCCAGATTGGACAGGACGAGACGATCGGGATCGCCCTTGTCGACGAGTTCGATCCGGCTCACCGGGGTCGCGGGGGTCGATCCCAGCAAGGCCGTGGTCGCGAACACCTCAAGCTGAGGAGCGTGCTTGGAGTCGTCGCCTTCGCCTCGGCCCGAGGCCACGATGAGGAGGTGCGAGCCGTCGGGAGTCGGGGCCATGTCGTCGGGATAGTAGCCCGCCTCAACCCTCGTCCCAACCTTCGTCCCCTCGAGTGCGAACACGTCCAGCCATCCGGGGCCGAGGTGCTTGGCGTCATTCACGGGCCGCTGCAGAACCGCAAGATTGCTGCCAACGACCGCGATCGCGACCGGCCTCCCTTCGACGGCGATCTCGGTGATTCGTGCGAGCGACGCGTCAGGAAGCACGCGATATGTGAGTACACGGTTGTAACGAGGGCAGAGAACAGCGAGACGCTCGCCTGACTCGTCGAACGCCACCTGTGATGCACGCTGCTGGCCGGTGGACTCCCGATGCGTCTCGCGCATCAGCCACGGGCCCGCAACGGCTTCAACGGGCGTTCGAGCCTGCTGAACGACCCACAGCCCAACGCCAGCCATCACAACGACGACTGCCAGGACCGCCACCACCACGAGGCCGACCTTGCCCGAGGGGGGAGCCTGTGGAGCGTCCGGTTTGCGCTTGCCGAAGTTCACCCGATTCTCCGTCCCGGCGAGCAGCCGGCTGATGTTCTTGCGATGGCGCACGATCAGCAGCACCACGACGGCCGTGACAAGAATGCTCATGGCGCGATGCTCCGGAGACCACGGCGCGGCGGTCCTGAGGAAGTAAGCAGCGGCGAACGCCACGCCCCCCGCCATCGACGACAACGAGACGTAGTGCGACGGCAGAAAGACAGCAAAGAACGCAACCGCCGCGACGCCGCACGCCACCGGCTGGAGGGCGATGAGCGCCCCGAGGCTGGTCGCGACCCCCTTCCCTCCCTTGAACCCGAGGTAAACCGGGAAGTTGTGCCCGAGGATCGCTCCGACCGCCGCGGCGATCGGCAGTTCGTTCGACACTTCGTGTCCCATCCGATCGATCAGCCAGGGGAGGCCGATCGTGGGCAACAACCCCTTGAGAACGTCGAGGACGAACACCAGCACGAAGTACCGGAACCCCAGCAGGCGGCCGACGTTCGTCGCCCCGATGTTCCCCGAACCTGACTCGCGGACGTCCTGACCTGTCAGCGCGCGATAGATCAGGTAGCCGAAGGGAATCCCGCCGATCAGATAGGCGGCAAGGGCGGTTGCGGGGAGAGTCCAGCTCAAAGAAGGGAACTCCGGTTATTCATCCCGGCCGATCATGACGCTCGACTTCTCCGGCCGGCCCAGAAACGCGGCGCGGCGGTTGTCGAAGATCTCATTGGCCGTGGCGTAGTCGTCGTGGCGGCCGATGTCCAACCAGTAGCACTTCTGACGGTAGCAGTGGACCGGCCGGCCGGTCGTCCGCATGGCTTCCAGCAGCTCGGGCATGGTCACGGACTGACCGGCGACGAGATAGTCCCAGGCCTGGGGATCCAGGATGTAAACGCCCATGCTGACCTGGAACGAATACTCGGGCTTTTCCTGGTAGCCCGTCAAGACGTGAGGATCGTCGCCGAACTGGAGGACGCCGAAGTCGATCTTCACCTCGCGCGGGTAGGAGGCGATCGTCGCCGAGGCGCCTCTCGTCCGATGGAAGTCGTACATCGAGCCGTAGTCGAGCGTCGTGAGGATGTCGCCGTTGATGACGAGCACCGGCTCCTGGGGACGGTCCACGAGCGTCAAGCCGCCAGCCGTGCCGAGGGGCGTCACCTCACGGCGATAGGAGATCTTAGCGCCGAACTTCCGGCCGTCGCCACAGAAGGTTTCGATCAGCTCGGTGAGATAGCCCGTGATGATGGTCACGTCGCGGAAGCCGAAGCGGACGAGTTGCCGGAGGACCACCTCGATGATCGGCATCGGGTCGTCTTCGCCCAGCGGCATCAACGGCTTGGGCAGAACGTGGGTGTAGGGCCGCAGTCGCGTTCCCTTGCCTCCCGCCAGGATCACGGCCTTCATGACGTCCCCTCCCATCCGTAGTTCACGATCTTGTTTCGAGCCAGCCGGGCCAGGTCATCCCCGTCCCGCGTGCTTTCGGTTCTTGCGACGGCCCGCATG
It encodes:
- a CDS encoding SGNH/GDSL hydrolase family protein, producing MPAILPTTARGLLAAGFLALVATTAVAQPPPPWEFRDGDCIVFVGDTFVEREQRYGYVETVLTLANPDKNLTFRNLGWSGDTVRGLSRAGFDPPAAGFRELVKQVTDAKPTVLVVGYGMAESFDGQAGLPRFVEGYNALLDAVAPLKARLVLLSPLPHEAMAPPLPDPTAHNRDLAAYAEAVRSIAVSRDAAFVDLFDIVGKARARREDQPTQSEPDTDNGIHPTDLGFWRLASMPELGVKPGAYLPSKDLKTTEQGVQFTATDSRLPLPASPATGKSPDGARSIRVEKLKPGRYTLKVDGRNVVTKTAQEWSKGQALPTGPEAEQVEKLRAAIVAKNRLFFYRWRPQNITYLFGFRKHEQGRNAVEIPQFDPLVDAKEKEIAALRKPVQHTFELVRESEASR
- a CDS encoding cupin domain-containing protein, with protein sequence MPRFRLHPSIVPSLLALALALGWAWREVVHAKEAKSMVASKTVIVDDVAMSVYKDEGKPVGKVGLYFDGPTELCSSMVTGRFVIDPGKSPHPPHVHPDEEILIVESGHGSIFVDGKTTKVGPGSVMFSAPNVPHNITSDGPEPVVFYFMKWLPRPAK
- a CDS encoding type IV secretion system protein, which codes for MPHLHMIQLPVFLILLFGGLGLLGLAMLYRRNRQVQAEAEAQFKEFRERAVGLMDQIDALRNRHKTLPSTDPDYTQPMKGATLALYERVAVDLDRLWERWLSVMEMWNRAEERMKSTSAFSTRSSDEAREIISQSRLEDLLHDSAQCKAELDRLNLAHEVAAKSLKDARWEAAAFARSIDRGGPRGGEGDLYERELRLVDRELEDAEKNLVADPIGATEAIERSRDAIAEIQQPPARRPRSGYAPSGPAGSILDDLVIAAGRLQELASKIRVIDIVGLLIKGWVVLWILGLFLAVLPALMPMILFFMAFVVLGSGLRVFQRLTAPWAWDWMGPRQKRKQPWRR
- a CDS encoding OsmC family protein, which codes for MKTTGSAVWSGGIKDGKGAISTKSGALSDYPYGFSSRFEGKPGTNPEELIGAAHAGCFTMALSLILGEAGLKADRMETTAEVSLDKDGDGYAIKTVHLTLRAKIPGADQAKFEELTGKAKVGCPVSKLLKAEITLDAKLED
- the plsY gene encoding glycerol-3-phosphate 1-O-acyltransferase PlsY, with amino-acid sequence MSWTLPATALAAYLIGGIPFGYLIYRALTGQDVRESGSGNIGATNVGRLLGFRYFVLVFVLDVLKGLLPTIGLPWLIDRMGHEVSNELPIAAAVGAILGHNFPVYLGFKGGKGVATSLGALIALQPVACGVAAVAFFAVFLPSHYVSLSSMAGGVAFAAAYFLRTAAPWSPEHRAMSILVTAVVVLLIVRHRKNISRLLAGTENRVNFGKRKPDAPQAPPSGKVGLVVVAVLAVVVVMAGVGLWVVQQARTPVEAVAGPWLMRETHRESTGQQRASQVAFDESGERLAVLCPRYNRVLTYRVLPDASLARITEIAVEGRPVAIAVVGSNLAVLQRPVNDAKHLGPGWLDVFALEGTKVGTRVEAGYYPDDMAPTPDGSHLLIVASGRGEGDDSKHAPQLEVFATTALLGSTPATPVSRIELVDKGDPDRLVLSNLGTRALVTLDRGERAVAIDLADLSAPREAGRLDLHEANEPYLTRSEDGDWIVVPARGEREVVAMPGQGATDIHLIVAQPEAGELDVVRAGATPTVLGRFPVRGPLNLGSAEASGLAYCGRRGLLAAATKPGTVHIVRMESRADPIAVRPPAAPVLSR
- a CDS encoding sugar phosphate nucleotidyltransferase, which codes for MKAVILAGGKGTRLRPYTHVLPKPLMPLGEDDPMPIIEVVLRQLVRFGFRDVTIITGYLTELIETFCGDGRKFGAKISYRREVTPLGTAGGLTLVDRPQEPVLVINGDILTTLDYGSMYDFHRTRGASATIASYPREVKIDFGVLQFGDDPHVLTGYQEKPEYSFQVSMGVYILDPQAWDYLVAGQSVTMPELLEAMRTTGRPVHCYRQKCYWLDIGRHDDYATANEIFDNRRAAFLGRPEKSSVMIGRDE